The Humulus lupulus chromosome 7, drHumLupu1.1, whole genome shotgun sequence region ATTCCCAGCAATCCACCTCCCCTTTTTGATGAATCTAGTTGTTGATACCTTCCACAAACCATTGTAGTAACTCTTGACGCTTTCCAATTCTCTGTCTATGGTTTCCGTATTTGTTGAGTACTGTATGGACTTATAATTAGTCATCCCATTGAAAACTTTCGCCACTTGTATTTCATTGATAGACTTATCCATTTTAATAATCCCATCATCCTTGAGCACCTTAACATCCTCACAACTCCTTATAAggtcactcattatttcaacatACCTCGTTAGAATCAGCGGCTTATCTGTCTCGTAATTGATCAGGGCAGCCTCGTATGCAACCAAGTTTCTGATTATAACTTCTGAATTCCCACTAAGTTTGATGGAGGGTAGGTGAAAGGAGACACTTTTTGAGTCGAATCGGATGCTTTTGATGTGAGCTGGTACGAATTTTACTCCGGCTTTATGCAACTCCGAGGCTCTTGGAACTAAGGTTTCCTCTTCTAAGGGTTGTTTTGTCACAGCAGAAGATACATTCGACCAAAGTTTTGACCACGGCAGCTTCAACAAACCTTGTACGAGTGTTATGGGTCCTGCAAGTGGTGATGGCGCTATAGCCAGTACCGCGACGATGCCCTGTTCGACAAGATCCTGGTTACTATACATTAGCTGGGAACCATAAGAAGTAATTTCTGTCGATGCTTCAGTAAATGTTCGATGGCTTGCAGTTTTTTGGATTTCACGCTTCACTTTGTTGTAAAGTATTATTATATCTCGAAATCCCAAATCTTCTACCGAATCATTAACTTTCGGAGATGCTTCGAGCATGATCAAATGGTAAAGAAGATCCAACGAATGGGCATGCGTTAAAGTCTTGAAAGGTGGGTAATCAGGCACTGTGTC contains the following coding sequences:
- the LOC133790501 gene encoding putative UPF0481 protein At3g02645; the encoded protein is MLSRSKVFVDTINGVFNERTDFPIPTTIPITISIFKVPTSLTQANPEAYVPKLLGLGAIHHLRPEHEQMQMYKAMVAKTIHGKFQPLDFKKLIDLVKRIAVPSVRASYNMYLELTDDALACIMALDGLFLLDLLCCYGGIEKEDDVYKTYLSELMNDSSGRRMAQERILREAMMLENQIPILVLWAILIIELSDFEMVRELLPKILVGFCKHVSPFDTVPDYPPFKTLTHAHSLDLLYHLIMLEASPKVNDSVEDLGFRDIIILYNKVKREIQKTASHRTFTEASTEITSYGSQLMYSNQDLVEQGIVAVLAIAPSPLAGPITLVQGLLKLPWSKLWSNVSSAVTKQPLEEETLVPRASELHKAGVKFVPAHIKSIRFDSKSVSFHLPSIKLSGNSEVIIRNLVAYEAALINYETDKPLILTRYVEIMSDLIRSCEDVKVLKDDGIIKMDKSINEIQVAKVFNGMTNYKSIQYSTNTETIDRELESVKSYYNGLWKVSTTRFIKKGRWIAGNWCKVLAVVVLLLLMGIQTFCSVYECHRLSFNTNNDSQSLQGLRVLSLKSNV